The following coding sequences are from one Roseofilum casamattae BLCC-M143 window:
- a CDS encoding 2-phosphosulfolactate phosphatase family protein produces MKLFVYHTPESTPTDSLPECAIAVDVLRATTTIATALHAGAEAVQAFSDIQKLMETSEQWPAESRLRFGERGGAKVEGCDLGNSPLACTREVVQGKRIFMSTTNGTRALERIQGAQTVLTGALINRQAVVKYLMSHQPKSIWIVGSGWEGSYSLEDTVCAGAIADSLLSQFSLSSPISEVNDEVLAAIALYRQWQDQLVDLLQQSSHGKRLLGLSNVKGGADIDYCAELDTVNSLPIQTEPGVLTAHSTLC; encoded by the coding sequence GTGAAACTCTTTGTTTACCATACGCCCGAATCTACTCCTACTGATAGTTTGCCAGAATGCGCGATCGCTGTAGATGTGCTGCGAGCTACTACAACCATAGCGACTGCTCTCCATGCTGGAGCGGAAGCAGTACAGGCCTTTAGCGACATCCAGAAGTTGATGGAAACGAGCGAGCAGTGGCCGGCTGAGAGCCGCCTGCGCTTTGGCGAGCGGGGAGGAGCAAAAGTAGAAGGGTGCGACTTGGGTAACTCCCCTCTGGCTTGCACTCGGGAGGTAGTGCAGGGCAAACGAATTTTTATGAGCACCACGAATGGGACTCGCGCTCTCGAACGCATCCAAGGAGCGCAAACCGTGCTGACTGGAGCGCTGATTAATCGTCAGGCGGTGGTGAAATATCTGATGAGCCATCAACCCAAGAGCATTTGGATCGTCGGTTCGGGATGGGAAGGCAGTTATTCTCTAGAGGATACGGTATGCGCTGGGGCGATCGCCGATAGTTTGTTAAGCCAGTTTTCGCTCTCTTCGCCGATCTCGGAAGTGAATGATGAAGTGTTAGCCGCGATCGCGCTTTACCGTCAATGGCAAGACCAACTGGTCGATCTGTTGCAGCAGTCGAGTCATGGCAAACGGCTCTTAGGACTCAGCAATGTTAAAGGCGGAGCGGATATTGACTATTGTGCGGAACTCGATACCGTCAATAGTTTGCCAATTCAAACCGAACCGGGAGTCTTAACCGCTCATAGCACTTTGTGTTAG
- a CDS encoding bifunctional sterol desaturase/short chain dehydrogenase, with protein MGLGWGILAIILTECVRDGYHALSHVWKPLHRLHVWHHRVFRPDLTTTTPEIYQKAHWYNDVPESLVMLAFSLVGVTLAVMANEGLWGTTSSIIYSITFLLTAMARGLDIPGADELTDSTHRPGAFDTIPSRVFINRTYHWRHHFDNQNAYFCGTFTFLDRLMGTALSLKGKTVAVTGASGTLGRALLHQLHRNGAKAIALTSGTKDIEITVDGKLVTIPTLSWSVGNESALEERLKTVDILLLNHGINVHGDRSEEAISQSYQVNTFSSWRLMELFLKTVKTNRDIACKEVWINTSEAEVSPAFSPLYEMSKRTLGELITMRRLDAPCIVRKLILGPFKSNLNPIGIMSADWVAGQIINQAKADSRNIIVTINPITFIAFPIKEWCTSLYFQWFSQT; from the coding sequence ATGGGTTTAGGCTGGGGGATTTTGGCCATTATTCTCACCGAATGCGTGCGCGATGGCTATCATGCTCTCTCCCATGTTTGGAAACCCTTGCACCGACTCCATGTCTGGCATCACCGCGTCTTTCGTCCCGATCTCACTACAACCACCCCAGAGATTTATCAAAAGGCTCACTGGTACAACGACGTACCCGAAAGTTTGGTCATGTTAGCCTTTAGTCTGGTTGGCGTAACCCTAGCGGTGATGGCAAATGAAGGCTTGTGGGGCACAACATCATCAATTATTTATTCAATCACATTTTTGCTGACGGCCATGGCCAGAGGTCTGGATATTCCTGGAGCGGACGAGCTAACGGACTCTACTCATCGCCCCGGTGCTTTTGATACCATTCCTTCTCGGGTTTTTATCAATCGAACCTATCACTGGCGGCATCATTTCGACAATCAAAATGCTTATTTTTGCGGAACCTTTACCTTTCTCGATCGACTCATGGGAACAGCATTATCTTTAAAAGGAAAAACCGTTGCCGTTACCGGAGCTTCCGGGACATTAGGACGCGCTTTATTACACCAGTTACATCGTAATGGAGCAAAGGCGATCGCCCTCACCTCTGGAACCAAGGATATTGAAATTACCGTTGATGGGAAACTTGTTACCATTCCCACACTCTCTTGGAGTGTCGGGAATGAAAGCGCCTTGGAAGAGCGGTTGAAAACCGTTGATATTCTGCTACTCAATCATGGGATTAACGTCCATGGCGATCGCAGCGAAGAAGCCATTTCTCAGTCCTACCAAGTCAATACCTTCTCCAGTTGGCGATTGATGGAACTATTCCTGAAAACCGTAAAAACAAATCGCGATATTGCCTGCAAAGAAGTTTGGATCAATACCTCCGAAGCCGAAGTTTCTCCAGCCTTTAGCCCGCTCTATGAAATGAGCAAGCGGACTTTGGGCGAGTTAATTACTATGCGGCGTTTGGATGCTCCTTGCATTGTCCGCAAACTTATTTTAGGGCCGTTCAAAAGTAATCTAAATCCCATTGGTATTATGTCAGCAGATTGGGTTGCAGGACAGATTATTAATCAAGCCAAAGCTGATAGTCGCAATATTATCGTGACCATCAATCCAATTACCTTTATCGCATTTCCGATTAAGGAATGGTGTACGTCGTTATATTTCCAATGGTTTAGCCAAACCTGA
- a CDS encoding Uma2 family endonuclease, which translates to MDEQPPQSQEQEEERIPLPPTDLPYDDGEPLESNRHRIAMNVLINSLHQAYQGRNDYYSSGNMFVYYSTQQIKNNDFTSTSLSNLRGPDFFVVLDVDGTQDRRSWIVWEEQGRYPDVVVEFMSPSTASIDRKEKKQLYEKVWKTRDYFIYDPFNSESLQGWNLQGNHKYQDIVPNDRGWLWCASLGLWLGPWNGELVKVDAPWLRFYDANGNLVLLPEEVAVQEQERANTAELERDREQERADRAEAVAEVKERENQQLREHLAALGIDPDNLTSS; encoded by the coding sequence ATGGATGAACAACCACCTCAGAGCCAAGAGCAAGAAGAAGAAAGAATTCCCCTTCCCCCAACCGACTTGCCGTATGACGACGGAGAACCATTGGAAAGTAATCGCCATCGCATCGCCATGAATGTCCTGATAAACTCACTCCATCAGGCATACCAAGGACGCAACGATTATTACAGCAGCGGTAATATGTTCGTCTATTACAGCACCCAACAAATCAAAAACAATGATTTTACTTCGACTTCGCTCAGTAACCTTCGGGGCCCCGACTTTTTCGTTGTCTTAGATGTGGATGGAACCCAAGACCGCCGCAGTTGGATAGTGTGGGAAGAGCAAGGACGCTATCCCGACGTAGTAGTAGAATTCATGTCTCCCTCAACCGCAAGTATAGACCGCAAGGAAAAGAAACAGTTATACGAAAAAGTCTGGAAAACGAGAGATTATTTTATCTACGATCCCTTTAACAGCGAGTCACTGCAAGGATGGAATTTACAAGGAAATCATAAGTACCAGGACATCGTACCGAACGATCGCGGATGGCTGTGGTGCGCCAGTCTGGGATTATGGTTGGGACCGTGGAATGGCGAGTTAGTCAAGGTGGATGCTCCTTGGTTGCGCTTTTATGATGCCAACGGTAATCTAGTACTATTGCCCGAAGAAGTGGCCGTGCAAGAGCAAGAGCGAGCGAATACGGCTGAGTTAGAGCGCGATCGCGAACAAGAAAGAGCCGATCGCGCTGAAGCCGTTGCCGAAGTCAAAGAACGGGAAAATCAACAATTAAGAGAACATCTTGCAGCACTGGGCATCGATCCGGATAACCTGACTTCATCTTAG
- a CDS encoding thioredoxin family protein encodes MVLQISERSFPEEVLDAATPVLVNFWAPWCGICRLLNPVLTRFQTECDRSVKVVSINADRSLKLANAYRLRTLPTVILFDRGRVLNRIEGFHSAEDLYRQLSVSCHNVSGVAFPDVLDREVLR; translated from the coding sequence ATGGTGCTGCAAATCAGCGAACGAAGCTTTCCTGAAGAAGTCCTAGATGCCGCAACTCCGGTCTTGGTCAACTTTTGGGCCCCTTGGTGTGGAATTTGCCGGTTACTCAACCCGGTTTTAACTCGATTTCAAACCGAATGCGATCGAAGCGTTAAAGTGGTTTCCATTAATGCCGATCGCAGCTTGAAATTGGCGAATGCCTATCGTCTGAGAACCCTACCTACCGTGATTTTGTTCGATCGCGGTCGAGTTCTCAATCGCATCGAAGGATTTCATAGCGCTGAAGACTTATATCGGCAACTATCGGTTAGTTGCCACAATGTCTCGGGAGTCGCCTTTCCAGATGTACTGGACCGCGAAGTCCTGCGATAA
- the leuB gene encoding 3-isopropylmalate dehydrogenase encodes MSQHYRITLLPGDGIGPEIMAVTVQLLQQIAPSFDLSFDLSEALIGGAAIDATGTPLPEETLEQCRRSDAVLLASIGGYKWDTLPRHQRPETGLLGLRAGLDLFANLRPATILPQLIDASSLKREIVEGVDIMVVRELTGGIYFGQPKGLFETETGIKRGVNTMAYTESEIDRIAKVAFDTAGKRGGKLCSVDKANVLEVSQLWRDRVTALASEYPDVELSHLYVDNAAMQLVRSPKQFDTIVTGNLFGDILSDAAAMLTGSIGMLPSASLGASGPGVFEPVHGSAPDIAGQDKANPLAQVLSAAMMLRYAFNCVDAATAIEQAVQTVLDRGYRTGDIMSEGCQLVGCQQMGEVLLQAIVDLNSSET; translated from the coding sequence ATGAGTCAGCATTATCGCATTACATTGCTTCCTGGAGATGGTATCGGACCGGAAATTATGGCGGTAACGGTACAACTATTACAGCAGATTGCCCCCAGCTTCGACCTGAGTTTTGACCTGAGCGAAGCCCTCATCGGAGGTGCTGCTATTGATGCAACCGGAACTCCACTCCCGGAAGAAACCTTAGAGCAATGCCGTCGAAGCGATGCCGTGCTGCTCGCGTCCATCGGAGGTTATAAATGGGATACGCTCCCGCGCCACCAACGTCCCGAAACCGGACTGTTAGGGTTAAGAGCTGGATTAGACTTGTTTGCGAACCTCAGACCTGCCACCATTCTGCCGCAATTGATCGATGCTTCTAGCTTGAAACGAGAGATAGTGGAAGGAGTCGATATCATGGTGGTGCGCGAACTCACCGGAGGCATTTATTTCGGCCAGCCAAAAGGCTTGTTCGAGACAGAAACGGGAATTAAGCGCGGCGTCAATACCATGGCGTATACCGAAAGCGAGATCGATCGCATTGCCAAAGTTGCCTTTGATACGGCAGGCAAGCGCGGCGGCAAACTCTGTTCGGTGGATAAAGCTAATGTGTTAGAAGTTTCCCAGTTATGGCGCGATCGCGTTACGGCTCTGGCTTCCGAATATCCGGACGTGGAACTGTCCCATCTCTATGTCGATAATGCCGCCATGCAACTGGTGCGATCGCCCAAACAATTCGATACCATCGTTACCGGTAACTTGTTTGGCGATATCCTCTCCGATGCCGCAGCCATGCTCACCGGCAGTATTGGCATGTTGCCTTCTGCCAGTTTAGGCGCTTCCGGACCGGGAGTCTTTGAACCCGTTCACGGCTCCGCGCCGGATATTGCCGGCCAAGATAAGGCAAATCCCCTGGCGCAAGTGCTCAGTGCGGCGATGATGCTGCGCTATGCTTTCAATTGTGTTGATGCTGCAACGGCAATCGAACAAGCCGTACAAACCGTTCTCGATCGCGGCTATCGTACTGGCGATATTATGTCGGAAGGCTGCCAGTTAGTTGGATGCCAGCAAATGGGAGAGGTTTTGCTGCAAGCTATAGTTGATTTAAATAGCAGCGAGACATAA